In Lacrimispora indolis DSM 755, a genomic segment contains:
- a CDS encoding ATP-grasp domain-containing protein, whose product MNTALVTAIGSFSADIVIKNLKKGGIRVVGCDIYPGEWIADSGSVASFYQVPLATDENRYVDSILKVCREEGVEMLIVLTDVEADVWNRRREELSKASVTLCLSSEETLLICRDKRRLYHFLAEKGLGNPIPTSELWEADLEGLTYPAVVKPFNGRSSQGLRYIRSLEEMKGFLESANSEGLIVQPFYQGSIITVDVVRQAETEECWAVCRKELLRTPNGAGTSVLVFSDPRLEAMSREIAHALNINGCVNFEFIQGEDGSYHMLECNPRFSGGVEFSCMAGYDCVINHLRCFTGEAIEPFRGITGMYIARKYEEYITKVNEGKGGEE is encoded by the coding sequence ATGAATACAGCACTGGTGACCGCGATCGGGTCATTTTCGGCAGATATTGTCATTAAGAATTTAAAAAAAGGCGGTATCCGGGTGGTTGGCTGTGATATTTATCCGGGAGAATGGATCGCGGATTCAGGAAGTGTGGCATCTTTTTACCAGGTTCCCCTTGCGACTGATGAGAATAGGTATGTGGACTCCATCTTAAAGGTGTGCAGAGAAGAAGGGGTTGAGATGCTGATCGTTCTTACGGATGTGGAGGCTGATGTATGGAACCGCCGCCGGGAAGAGCTTTCAAAGGCCTCGGTGACCTTGTGCCTGTCATCGGAGGAAACCCTTCTTATATGCAGGGATAAAAGGAGGCTGTATCATTTTCTTGCAGAAAAAGGCCTTGGAAATCCGATTCCCACTTCGGAGCTTTGGGAAGCGGATTTGGAGGGACTTACCTACCCGGCGGTTGTCAAACCCTTTAACGGAAGAAGCAGTCAGGGGCTTCGCTATATTCGTTCCCTTGAAGAGATGAAGGGATTTTTGGAAAGCGCAAATTCTGAAGGGCTGATCGTACAGCCTTTTTACCAGGGAAGCATTATTACCGTGGATGTGGTGAGGCAGGCGGAAACAGAAGAGTGCTGGGCTGTCTGCCGGAAGGAGCTTTTGCGGACCCCTAACGGAGCGGGAACCTCGGTTCTTGTATTTTCGGATCCCCGTCTTGAAGCAATGAGCAGGGAGATCGCCCATGCCCTTAATATCAATGGATGTGTGAATTTTGAATTCATACAGGGGGAAGATGGATCGTATCACATGCTGGAATGCAATCCCCGTTTTTCCGGAGGCGTGGAGTTTTCCTGTATGGCGGGATATGACTGTGTCATCAATCATTTAAGATGCTTTACTGGAGAGGCCATAGAACCTTTCAGGGGAATTACAGGAATGTATATTGCAAGAAAATATGAGGAATATATTACAAAAGTAAATGAAGGAAAGGGCGGAGAGGAATGA
- a CDS encoding DUF2304 domain-containing protein, protein MTVLLRSVLICVSILLTFYVLRRIRHSKMKIEDSIFWVMFALLLVVFSLFPRLADFISRMVGTYSTANFIFTFMIFILLVKVFFQSIKISQLERRVTELIQMLALDREEAREKEEGYGEAHSE, encoded by the coding sequence ATGACGGTTTTGCTTCGCAGCGTGCTGATATGCGTTTCCATATTGCTCACATTTTATGTGCTTAGAAGAATACGCCATTCTAAGATGAAGATAGAGGATTCCATCTTCTGGGTGATGTTTGCCCTGCTTTTGGTGGTGTTCAGTTTATTTCCACGGCTGGCTGATTTCATATCCCGGATGGTGGGAACTTATTCCACTGCCAATTTTATCTTTACTTTTATGATCTTCATCCTGCTGGTAAAGGTTTTTTTCCAGTCCATCAAAATATCCCAGCTGGAGCGGAGAGTGACGGAGCTGATCCAGATGCTCGCTCTGGACAGGGAAGAGGCCAGGGAGAAGGAGGAAGGATATGGTGAAGCTCATTCTGAATAA
- a CDS encoding glycosyltransferase family 39 protein yields the protein MNQRKEEKRRALLALIFILILQSGVMIWFGSQKQGYFIDEIYSFGLSNGYYKPFITSYGDEIFDRWADKTVINDYMTVQKGEGFAYGSVIYNQSQDVHPPVFYLLLHTVCSFFPGMYSKWFGIGINLVCFLLSGIFLWLLGNRLMKSSWLGLVPVVIWGFSAGAVSYTVYIRMYMAMTLFTVLSGYLHERMEEEGQSWRDLILIFLVTICGLLTQYYFVIFAFYLSAVYFLWKLWKRAFKEAFLYAAVLFGAVGTAVVLFPACITQLTRDDEIVAQETKKNIGNLDTLITNLKSYAYGINSDFLSGIYKAVPVILILAAGAVAAAFFLGRRKEGAVMDKPKGMGGWLFLLSCPAAVLTIASVAVVPSPRYICSLYPLLVLAGIWLLWRMTKAFQPAMRLVMALLSVLFLCLSLSSYRNGFVQYLYRDEPVRLEEAKRYGDLSCLYVTNYRMAALTQDLRTLSCYREFYVTSKEGLADADQILEGRDVSRGMLVTVDNNAFWGSGYDAEEVVREICEKTGLISVKCVFAQELSVTYLLEY from the coding sequence ATGAATCAGCGGAAAGAGGAAAAGAGAAGGGCTTTGCTGGCTTTGATTTTCATTCTTATACTTCAGTCAGGCGTTATGATCTGGTTCGGAAGCCAGAAGCAGGGATATTTTATTGACGAAATTTATTCTTTCGGACTGTCTAACGGCTATTATAAGCCCTTTATCACTTCCTATGGGGATGAGATCTTTGACCGGTGGGCAGACAAAACGGTCATAAATGATTACATGACCGTACAAAAGGGAGAGGGGTTTGCATACGGCTCTGTCATTTATAATCAGAGTCAGGATGTGCATCCGCCTGTGTTTTACCTCCTCCTCCACACGGTCTGTTCCTTTTTTCCGGGAATGTATTCCAAGTGGTTTGGCATAGGGATCAACCTGGTGTGCTTTCTTTTAAGCGGGATTTTCCTGTGGCTCCTTGGAAACAGGCTTATGAAAAGTTCCTGGCTTGGTCTTGTTCCTGTGGTTATCTGGGGATTTTCTGCAGGTGCCGTCAGCTATACCGTCTACATCCGCATGTATATGGCAATGACCCTTTTTACTGTACTAAGCGGATATCTGCACGAAAGGATGGAGGAGGAAGGACAAAGTTGGAGAGATCTGATTCTGATTTTCCTTGTGACAATCTGCGGGCTGCTTACTCAATATTATTTTGTGATTTTTGCCTTTTACCTCTCCGCAGTTTATTTCCTGTGGAAGCTTTGGAAGAGGGCCTTTAAGGAGGCATTTCTCTATGCAGCCGTCCTTTTTGGAGCTGTGGGTACGGCGGTTGTCCTTTTTCCTGCCTGCATTACCCAGCTCACCAGGGACGATGAAATAGTGGCCCAGGAAACGAAAAAGAACATCGGCAATCTGGATACCCTGATCACAAATTTAAAATCTTATGCCTATGGAATCAATTCGGATTTTCTCTCCGGCATTTACAAGGCTGTTCCTGTGATCCTGATATTGGCAGCAGGAGCTGTGGCTGCCGCCTTTTTCCTGGGAAGGAGGAAGGAAGGGGCGGTCATGGATAAGCCCAAAGGAATGGGAGGCTGGCTCTTTTTGCTTTCCTGTCCTGCAGCTGTTTTGACCATCGCTTCCGTGGCAGTGGTTCCGTCTCCCCGTTATATTTGCAGCCTTTACCCATTGCTGGTCCTTGCCGGGATCTGGCTTTTGTGGCGAATGACAAAAGCTTTTCAGCCTGCCATGAGATTGGTGATGGCCCTGCTTTCGGTCCTGTTTTTGTGCCTGTCCCTGTCCTCTTACCGTAACGGCTTTGTACAGTATTTATACAGGGATGAGCCGGTAAGGCTTGAGGAAGCAAAACGATATGGAGATCTTTCCTGCCTGTACGTGACCAATTACCGGATGGCGGCTCTGACCCAGGACTTAAGGACACTTTCCTGTTACAGGGAGTTTTATGTGACAAGCAAGGAGGGCCTTGCAGATGCGGATCAGATCCTGGAAGGAAGGGATGTGAGCCGGGGAATGCTTGTTACCGTGGATAACAACGCTTTCTGGGGCAGCGGCTATGATGCAGAAGAAGTGGTGCGGGAAATTTGTGAAAAAACAGGGCTTATCTCGGTGAAATGTGTGTTTGCCCAGGAGCTTTCCGTGACCTATCTGCTGGAATACTAG
- a CDS encoding L,D-transpeptidase, whose translation MRKLTRRLTVLCLTAALVSGQASLAWAEEAYGPGFKNGVPISQSDGQSETQSQTSNQTQGSTATEEAETALANAGIDIGKEGEGSGEDGVVDEATRAAQEALKANFPRLQTTVMIGDSNWSQPFVNDAWITNDGQGFHGLSTFLTNIVGNVHYRTYTSSTGWSPWVLNGQQTTNYANDINIEAVQMRFSGYVNNQFDLYYTAQLEDGTTMDWAKNGTTTGTMGTGHYITGLRMAFYAKNSQFPYATEKPVISAVADGMRQIDGGLRYFNGDGTSFTGWAWAGNERYYFQDSYPVTGWQYIDGYKYYFDESGKMLSDLEPIIGAKGPYLISINKTMNCMTIFVKDGDNGFIIPLKSFLTSTGPDTPLGTYQTPEKHRWRDMNHGIFTQYATRIWKGFLIHSILYSSPNNMTLDPTTYNYMSIAQSAGCVRLLSGDAKWVYDHCPIGTTVTIYESPVPGPYERPAIEQIIPETQTWDPTDPNVAR comes from the coding sequence ATGCGTAAACTGACACGCAGACTGACGGTACTCTGCCTGACGGCTGCTCTTGTTTCAGGACAGGCTTCCCTTGCATGGGCAGAAGAAGCATATGGACCGGGATTTAAAAATGGTGTCCCTATCAGTCAGAGTGACGGCCAGTCTGAAACACAGAGCCAGACGAGCAACCAGACTCAGGGAAGCACAGCTACAGAAGAAGCGGAAACCGCTTTGGCAAATGCCGGCATAGACATTGGAAAAGAAGGGGAAGGCAGCGGGGAAGACGGTGTGGTGGACGAAGCAACCAGGGCCGCCCAGGAAGCGCTAAAAGCAAATTTCCCCCGACTTCAGACTACGGTTATGATCGGTGACAGCAACTGGTCACAGCCATTTGTAAATGATGCATGGATCACAAATGACGGACAGGGGTTCCACGGATTGTCCACCTTTCTTACTAACATTGTAGGAAACGTGCATTACCGGACCTATACCTCCAGCACCGGATGGTCTCCATGGGTTTTAAACGGGCAGCAGACTACCAACTATGCCAATGACATTAACATAGAAGCAGTGCAGATGCGGTTCTCCGGTTATGTAAATAACCAGTTTGATCTTTATTATACCGCACAGCTGGAAGACGGAACCACCATGGACTGGGCTAAAAACGGAACCACCACAGGGACCATGGGCACCGGACATTACATAACAGGGCTTAGAATGGCCTTTTACGCCAAGAACTCCCAATTCCCCTATGCAACGGAAAAACCTGTAATTTCCGCAGTTGCTGACGGTATGCGGCAGATTGACGGCGGGCTCCGGTACTTTAACGGAGACGGAACCTCCTTTACCGGATGGGCATGGGCAGGCAATGAACGTTACTATTTCCAGGATTCCTATCCTGTGACAGGTTGGCAGTATATTGACGGCTACAAATATTATTTCGATGAATCCGGAAAAATGCTCTCTGACTTAGAGCCGATCATTGGAGCAAAGGGGCCGTATCTTATCAGCATCAATAAGACAATGAACTGCATGACCATTTTTGTCAAAGACGGAGACAACGGCTTTATTATTCCGTTAAAATCCTTTTTGACCTCTACCGGACCGGACACTCCTCTTGGGACGTACCAGACTCCGGAAAAGCACCGCTGGAGAGATATGAACCACGGAATCTTTACCCAGTACGCAACCCGTATCTGGAAAGGCTTCCTGATCCACTCCATTCTATACAGCAGTCCTAACAACATGACGCTGGATCCGACGACTTATAATTATATGAGCATCGCCCAGTCCGCCGGATGCGTTCGTCTCCTCTCCGGTGATGCTAAGTGGGTATACGACCACTGTCCTATTGGAACCACGGTTACGATTTACGAATCACCGGTTCCGGGACCTTACGAGAGACCGGCTATTGAACAAATCATACCCGAAACCCAGACCTGGGATCCTACCGATCCTAATGTTGCACGGTAA
- a CDS encoding lipopolysaccharide biosynthesis protein has protein sequence MERKNVAWNMIGSLVYAGSSMILTALVNHLVGTEQGGIFGFAFSTFGQQMFLVAYFGMRPLQSTDTSQSYTFSEYRLARFVTCLTAVLFGTCYIIFNILSPSAGYTAQKALVVFLMVLYKVLDGFADVYESEFQRNGRLYLTGQAMAFRTLLSVCCFLGTLAVTRELLFSCVVAVLSQGAGILLFDKKAAERVPGIVFTRTPGRQWKLLQDGFLLFLSVFLDGLIFAMAKYAVDAQMTSTDNAVFVAIFMPTSVINLAANFVIRPFLTRMSYQWEERNFEEFKSGLKKLSGIIAFLTVIALAGAWAIGVPVLGAISNVELKPYRSGLLFIVLGGGFFAVMNLFYYVLVIMKRQKRIFFGYVPVCILSFFLSFWFVGKGGINGGAFSYMLEMLLLMLCFMGQAVHILITEERSSGGTEENGRLEQKK, from the coding sequence ATGGAACGAAAAAATGTGGCCTGGAATATGATCGGGAGCCTGGTTTATGCAGGTTCCAGCATGATCTTAACGGCCCTTGTCAATCACCTGGTAGGAACGGAACAGGGAGGGATCTTTGGCTTTGCTTTCAGTACCTTTGGGCAGCAGATGTTTCTGGTGGCCTATTTCGGCATGAGGCCGTTACAGAGTACGGATACAAGCCAAAGCTATACCTTTTCCGAATACCGTCTGGCCCGTTTCGTTACCTGCCTTACGGCGGTTCTTTTCGGAACGTGCTATATTATCTTCAATATCCTGTCTCCTTCGGCGGGTTACACGGCCCAAAAGGCGCTGGTGGTATTTTTGATGGTACTGTATAAGGTCCTTGATGGGTTTGCCGATGTGTATGAATCGGAATTCCAGAGAAATGGGCGGCTCTATCTTACGGGACAGGCCATGGCCTTCCGCACTCTGCTGTCTGTTTGCTGTTTTCTTGGTACCCTTGCTGTTACAAGGGAGCTTTTGTTCTCCTGTGTGGTTGCGGTTCTGTCCCAGGGAGCAGGGATCCTGCTGTTCGATAAAAAGGCGGCAGAGCGGGTTCCGGGAATTGTGTTTACCAGGACACCCGGCAGACAGTGGAAGCTTTTGCAGGATGGATTTTTGCTGTTTTTATCCGTTTTTTTAGACGGACTCATTTTTGCCATGGCAAAATATGCTGTGGATGCCCAGATGACTTCCACGGACAATGCCGTTTTTGTGGCTATTTTTATGCCTACCTCGGTCATCAACCTGGCGGCCAATTTTGTAATCCGTCCTTTTTTAACAAGGATGTCTTACCAGTGGGAGGAAAGAAACTTTGAGGAATTTAAGTCCGGTTTAAAAAAGCTTTCCGGTATCATAGCTTTTCTTACGGTAATTGCCCTTGCAGGAGCCTGGGCGATCGGAGTGCCTGTGCTGGGTGCCATTTCCAATGTGGAGCTTAAGCCCTATCGGTCAGGACTTCTGTTCATTGTGCTGGGAGGCGGATTCTTTGCGGTTATGAATCTGTTTTATTATGTGCTTGTGATCATGAAAAGGCAGAAGCGGATCTTTTTCGGATATGTACCGGTTTGCATCCTTTCTTTCTTTCTCTCCTTCTGGTTTGTGGGAAAGGGCGGGATCAACGGAGGGGCCTTCTCCTACATGCTGGAAATGCTGCTTCTCATGCTTTGCTTTATGGGACAGGCGGTCCATATATTAATTACAGAGGAACGCTCTTCGGGCGGTACAGAGGAAAATGGGAGGCTGGAACAAAAGAAATGA
- a CDS encoding DUF2142 domain-containing protein: MVKLILNKKGLWLTGGTILLLAFLFIKTYMETIVRIPSPEFEAVRRFYWWLIVFGCGFLACLGAALWILKTQPFLLFPGTVVVLGLFYMLVLTPFSTPDESAHFVSAYRLSSQLMGKAAVADDAFLAHATEEEKERIGRGANVLVRSGDDVTGLYTEVGRTTYNLVLTELFSLDNSQGMTVRYEIPVNTTPVVYLPQAIGISLARLLRLGYIPLVYLGRLFNLLAFAAMAALSVRIMPFKKELLMAVSCLPMTLHLAASFSYDTAFIGLSMVFLAWCFFLAFEKEKVTVKDTVILALLLILLEPGKIVYLPVAGICLFIPASKFKSEKHYWISVISVIGAVILAVYLVNRMVLSAWATSTESYVGWSEAAGYTLQDVWDSPYCIFQVYYETLVTQFDYYLTTMLGGFLGNLDPNLTVPPFCLSILWYVLIVSVIRREGEEAPMTGGQKLWMIFLVFLSACLVLASMLLGWTPRELTYITGVQGRYFIPLLPLVLLVLFDKHLVTSLDLRKSAWYLECFVSIYALIRICSTACLRY, from the coding sequence ATGGTGAAGCTCATTCTGAATAAAAAGGGATTATGGCTTACGGGGGGAACCATTCTCCTTCTCGCCTTTCTTTTCATTAAAACCTATATGGAAACTATTGTGAGGATCCCTTCCCCGGAATTTGAAGCGGTCCGCCGCTTTTACTGGTGGTTAATTGTGTTTGGCTGTGGATTTCTGGCGTGTCTGGGAGCAGCTTTGTGGATACTTAAGACTCAGCCTTTCCTTTTATTTCCAGGAACGGTTGTGGTTTTGGGTCTGTTTTACATGCTGGTTCTGACTCCTTTTTCCACTCCTGATGAGTCGGCCCATTTTGTCAGCGCTTACCGGCTTTCCAGCCAGCTTATGGGAAAAGCTGCAGTGGCTGATGATGCCTTTCTTGCCCATGCGACGGAGGAAGAGAAAGAGAGGATCGGCCGCGGGGCCAATGTTCTGGTTCGTAGCGGAGACGACGTGACCGGGCTTTATACCGAAGTGGGGAGGACTACCTACAATCTGGTCCTTACGGAATTATTTTCCCTAGACAACAGCCAGGGAATGACGGTCCGTTATGAAATACCGGTGAACACCACACCGGTGGTTTACCTTCCCCAGGCCATTGGGATAAGCCTTGCCAGGCTGCTCCGCCTGGGATACATCCCACTGGTATATCTTGGCAGACTGTTTAATCTTCTGGCTTTTGCAGCTATGGCAGCCCTGTCCGTCCGGATCATGCCCTTTAAAAAAGAACTTCTCATGGCAGTGTCATGTCTTCCCATGACGCTTCATCTTGCGGCGTCCTTTTCCTATGATACGGCGTTTATCGGCCTGTCCATGGTGTTTCTGGCATGGTGCTTTTTTCTGGCCTTTGAAAAAGAGAAAGTGACCGTAAAAGATACGGTTATACTGGCCCTTTTGCTGATCCTTCTGGAGCCTGGAAAGATCGTTTATCTTCCGGTGGCGGGAATCTGTCTTTTTATCCCCGCTTCCAAGTTTAAGTCTGAAAAGCATTACTGGATCTCAGTCATCAGCGTCATAGGGGCTGTCATTCTGGCGGTGTATCTGGTAAACCGCATGGTTCTTTCCGCGTGGGCGACCTCCACCGAAAGCTATGTGGGCTGGAGCGAAGCGGCAGGGTATACGCTGCAGGATGTGTGGGACAGCCCCTATTGCATCTTCCAGGTCTATTATGAGACTCTGGTGACCCAGTTTGATTATTATCTGACCACTATGCTTGGAGGATTTCTGGGCAATTTAGACCCGAACCTTACGGTGCCGCCTTTCTGCCTTTCCATCCTTTGGTATGTGCTGATAGTCAGTGTGATAAGGCGGGAGGGGGAGGAGGCTCCCATGACCGGGGGACAGAAGCTTTGGATGATTTTTCTGGTGTTTTTAAGTGCCTGCCTGGTTCTTGCTTCCATGCTGTTAGGCTGGACGCCAAGGGAGCTTACCTATATAACGGGAGTCCAGGGAAGGTATTTTATCCCCCTGCTGCCTCTTGTGCTGCTGGTCTTATTTGATAAACACCTGGTCACAAGCCTGGATTTAAGAAAAAGTGCATGGTACCTGGAATGCTTTGTAAGCATCTATGCCCTGATACGCATCTGTTCCACGGCGTGTCTGCGCTATTAA
- a CDS encoding glycosyltransferase family 2 protein encodes MDKVLVVIPAYNEALNIERVVGEVIENYPMFDYVIINDGSTDHTADICRKHGWKIIDLPMNLGLAGAFQTGLKYAHRRGYRYAIQFDGDGQHRPEYIQPMREKMDEGYDIVIGSRYVTEKKPHSMRMFGSRLLSGSIWFTTGVKVSDPTSGMRMFSRKMIKEFADGLNYGPEPDTISYLIRQGAKVAEIPVVMDERILGESYLNPINAARYMGKMLFSILLVQSFRIRDRR; translated from the coding sequence ATGGATAAGGTACTGGTAGTGATACCTGCATACAATGAAGCGTTAAATATTGAGCGCGTGGTGGGGGAAGTCATTGAGAACTATCCCATGTTTGATTACGTGATCATCAATGACGGTTCCACCGATCACACAGCTGATATCTGCAGAAAGCATGGCTGGAAGATCATTGACCTGCCTATGAATTTAGGACTTGCCGGAGCCTTTCAGACCGGGCTTAAATACGCCCACCGGCGGGGATACCGGTATGCCATTCAGTTTGACGGAGACGGGCAGCACCGGCCGGAATACATTCAGCCCATGAGAGAGAAGATGGATGAAGGCTATGACATTGTGATCGGTTCCAGGTATGTGACGGAGAAAAAGCCCCATTCCATGCGGATGTTTGGAAGCAGACTATTAAGCGGCTCCATCTGGTTCACCACAGGGGTAAAGGTCAGTGACCCCACTTCAGGGATGCGCATGTTCAGCAGGAAGATGATCAAGGAATTTGCCGACGGCTTGAATTACGGCCCGGAACCTGATACTATTTCCTATTTGATCAGGCAGGGCGCAAAGGTGGCGGAAATTCCGGTGGTCATGGACGAACGGATTCTGGGAGAGAGCTATTTGAACCCGATTAATGCGGCCCGGTATATGGGGAAAATGCTGTTTTCCATATTGCTGGTGCAAAGCTTCCGTATTAGGGACAGGAGATAA
- a CDS encoding glycosyltransferase family 2 protein: MSGVDRSKIMASISCLTFNHGAYIRQALDSFLMQKTNFEYEILVHDDASTDETGDILREYGEKYPDKVKPLIQKENQYSQGIDNISGAFNFPRVRGKYIFMCDGDDYWTSPDKMQKQVDYLEAHPDCTLCIHSAKIHLVGRALTEGQMRPYRGNRVITPEEIVDKPSGYAMSSMAFPSRLVKELPDYYVDCPVGDTPLQMMAAAQGYGYYMDEAMSAYRVGVAGSWTTEGKSGDYARKQKIYWERMKTVYEEFDAATEGRLREAAESAAKRTYYHTMVNTRQFKEIMNPEYRKYYKELTPRTRFFIQAENRAPGTYRLLRKLFLGKKV, translated from the coding sequence ATGAGTGGCGTTGACCGTTCGAAAATTATGGCCAGCATAAGCTGCCTGACCTTTAATCATGGAGCATATATCAGGCAGGCCTTGGATAGTTTTCTGATGCAGAAAACAAACTTTGAATATGAAATTCTGGTCCATGACGATGCATCCACCGATGAGACGGGAGATATTCTGAGAGAATACGGAGAAAAATATCCGGATAAGGTGAAACCGCTCATACAGAAGGAGAACCAGTATTCCCAGGGGATCGACAATATCAGCGGTGCCTTTAATTTTCCGCGGGTAAGAGGCAAATATATTTTCATGTGTGACGGAGATGATTACTGGACTTCCCCGGATAAGATGCAAAAGCAGGTGGATTACTTAGAGGCTCATCCGGACTGTACCCTTTGCATACACAGTGCAAAGATCCATCTGGTGGGAAGGGCTTTGACGGAAGGTCAGATGCGTCCTTACCGGGGAAACCGGGTGATTACGCCGGAGGAGATCGTGGATAAGCCTTCCGGTTACGCCATGTCTTCCATGGCCTTTCCTTCCCGTCTGGTAAAGGAGCTTCCGGATTATTATGTGGATTGTCCTGTGGGAGACACACCTCTGCAGATGATGGCAGCTGCACAAGGTTACGGTTATTACATGGATGAGGCCATGAGCGCTTACCGGGTAGGGGTGGCAGGTTCCTGGACTACGGAGGGAAAAAGCGGGGATTACGCCAGAAAGCAGAAGATTTACTGGGAGCGGATGAAAACGGTGTATGAGGAATTTGACGCTGCCACGGAAGGACGTTTAAGGGAAGCTGCAGAAAGCGCGGCAAAGCGGACTTATTATCATACCATGGTCAATACCAGACAGTTTAAAGAGATCATGAATCCGGAGTACCGTAAGTATTACAAAGAGCTGACACCGAGAACCAGGTTCTTTATCCAGGCTGAGAACCGTGCCCCAGGAACTTACAGGCTGTTAAGAAAGCTGTTTCTTGGAAAAAAAGTGTAG
- a CDS encoding lipopolysaccharide biosynthesis protein — protein sequence MYQENMKKKVLSGLFWKVMENGGTQGIQFLVSVLLARMLTPAESGEVMLIMIFITIGNVFVQSGFNTSLIQKQKVDEADYSSAFYISAAIAFVLYVILFFSAPAIASFYGQPVFGPVLKVLSVTLFFGAVTSVQSAVVARNMEFRKLCLASLFAALCSGVIGVFLAANKLGLWALVMQQFFYSFFLMVMLSFLVKWRPRLLFSVKKAGELFSYGWKILCSGLIDTIFNNVYGLVIGKIYNSAMMGQYSRGNQFPALIANNLGAAIQSVMLPAFSACQEDRERVKRMVRRSIVTSSYLVFPMMAGLIAVAEAMVKLLLTDQYLPCVPMLRMLCVAYATWPLHVANLQAINALGKSEIFLKLEIIKKAVSVVALLVSIPFGIYTMVALKAVTDFICTFINAYPNKKLLNYSFLEQWKDVLPSLLLSAVMCLCSYGIQYVIEGTLLTLIVQILVGVAVYAGLSWLFRLEAFLYLCRISGIIKQ from the coding sequence ATGTACCAGGAAAATATGAAAAAAAAGGTCCTTTCCGGACTGTTCTGGAAAGTGATGGAAAACGGGGGTACACAGGGGATTCAGTTCCTTGTATCGGTTTTGCTTGCAAGGATGCTGACGCCGGCAGAGTCCGGAGAAGTCATGCTCATCATGATATTCATTACCATCGGAAATGTGTTTGTCCAGAGTGGTTTTAATACCTCCCTGATCCAGAAACAAAAGGTGGATGAGGCTGATTATTCTTCTGCATTTTATATCAGCGCTGCCATTGCTTTTGTCTTATATGTGATTCTCTTTTTCTCGGCTCCGGCCATCGCTTCCTTTTACGGACAGCCTGTTTTTGGGCCGGTGCTTAAGGTCCTTTCCGTGACCTTGTTTTTTGGTGCCGTTACCTCCGTACAGTCTGCCGTGGTTGCCAGGAACATGGAGTTTCGGAAGCTTTGTCTTGCAAGCCTGTTTGCGGCCCTTTGCTCCGGCGTGATCGGAGTCTTTCTGGCGGCCAATAAACTGGGGCTGTGGGCTCTTGTCATGCAGCAGTTTTTTTACAGCTTTTTCTTAATGGTCATGCTGTCATTTTTAGTGAAATGGAGGCCAAGGCTTCTGTTTTCTGTTAAAAAGGCAGGAGAATTGTTTTCCTATGGCTGGAAAATACTTTGCTCCGGACTTATTGATACAATATTTAACAATGTTTACGGGCTTGTGATCGGAAAAATATATAATTCCGCCATGATGGGGCAATACTCCAGAGGAAACCAGTTTCCTGCCCTGATTGCCAATAATCTTGGAGCTGCTATCCAGTCGGTCATGCTTCCGGCTTTTTCGGCCTGCCAGGAAGACAGGGAAAGGGTGAAACGCATGGTGAGAAGGTCCATCGTCACCAGTTCCTACCTGGTATTTCCCATGATGGCCGGTTTGATCGCCGTGGCAGAGGCTATGGTAAAGCTGCTTTTGACGGACCAGTATCTTCCCTGCGTTCCCATGCTCCGGATGCTGTGTGTTGCCTATGCCACCTGGCCCCTTCATGTGGCCAATTTACAGGCTATCAATGCCCTGGGAAAAAGTGAGATATTCCTGAAACTGGAAATAATAAAGAAGGCGGTGAGCGTGGTTGCGCTTCTGGTGAGCATCCCCTTTGGGATCTACACCATGGTGGCCTTGAAAGCAGTGACTGATTTCATCTGTACCTTTATTAATGCCTACCCCAATAAAAAGCTTTTAAACTACAGCTTTTTAGAACAGTGGAAGGATGTGCTTCCCTCCCTTCTCTTATCAGCGGTGATGTGTTTATGTTCATATGGGATACAGTATGTAATAGAAGGAACTCTTTTAACCCTTATTGTCCAGATTCTTGTGGGAGTTGCTGTCTATGCAGGGCTTTCCTGGCTGTTCCGGCTTGAGGCCTTCTTGTACCTGTGCCGTATTTCAGGAATCATAAAGCAGTAG